The following coding sequences lie in one Primulina huaijiensis isolate GDHJ02 chromosome 2, ASM1229523v2, whole genome shotgun sequence genomic window:
- the LOC140970836 gene encoding protein JINGUBANG-like → MKKNSRTGKQDMATETSTPRRQTFGNMLQSDSQEYSFRLSSAADVIVIPENQDKTTPPRTSDISTTYSIAPWESPTPYSTPSWGQPLSPSSKSPWSSHIQSENSYFYTGLMGSLVREEGHIYSLAASGDLLYTGSDSKNIRVWKNQKEFSGFKCNSGLVKAIIIAGDRIFSGHQDGKIRVWMVSRKDPSIHKRIGTLPTLRDTIKSSLNPKNYVEIRRHRNSIWIKHVDAISSLSLSEDRSLLYSSSWDKTFKVWRINDSKCLESINAHDDAVNSVVAGFNRLVFTGSADGTIKVWRREMQVKGGTKHVFSQTLLKQDCAITSLAVDASATVLYSGSSDGLVNFWENGKFLSHGGFLRGHKLAVLCLATAGTLVFSGSADTNICVWRKEGDGHICLSVLNGHSGPVKCLAAEEEKGEHSSEFDRHYVVYSGSLDKSVKIWRVSALTAAAMQPPPGTPQHSHPEINRSPSPTNISARSFPQQGSIVG, encoded by the coding sequence ATGAAGAAGAATTCAAGAACAGGGAAACAAGATATGGCAACAGAAACCAGCACCCCGAGGAGACAAACGTTCGGCAACATGTTGCAATCAGATTCACAAGAATACTCCTTCCGCCTCAGCAGTGCGGCGGATGTCATTGTTATCCCGGAAAACCAAGATAAGACGACGCCACCGCGGACCTCCGACATCAGCACCACCTACAGTATTGCCCCATGGGAATCCCCAACGCCATATTCAACCCCATCGTGGGGCCAACCTCTATCTCCGTCGTCCAAATCTCCCTGGTCTTCCCACATCCAATCTGAAAATAGTTATTTTTACACAGGCTTGATGGGATCCCTTGTGCGTGAGGAAGGACATATTTATTCTTTAGCAGCTTCCGGTGATTTGCTGTACACGGGCTCCGACAGCAAGAACATCAGGGTGTGGAAGAATCAGAAGGAATTCTCCGGGTTCAAATGTAATTCCGGTTTGGTTAAAGCAATAATCATAGCGGGGGACAGGATATTTTCAGGTCACCAGGATGGGAAAATCCGGGTCTGGATGGTGTCTAGAAAGGATCCGAGCATTCACAAACGAATCGGGACATTGCCCACATTAAGAGATACGATAAAAAGCTCATTGAACCCCAAAAACTACGTTGAGATCAGGAGACATCGGAACTCGATATGGATCAAACACGTTGATGCAATTTCATCTCTCAGCTTGAGCGAGGACAGATCATTATTATACTCCAGCTCGTGGGATAAAACCTTTAAGGTGTGGCGAATTAACGACTCGAAATGCCTGGAATCAATCAATGCGCACGACGATGCAGTAAATTCAGTGGTTGCCGGGTTCAATAGGCTGGTTTTCACGGGATCCGCCGATGGAACCATCAAGGTTTGGCGGAGGGAAATGCAAGTCAAAGGCGGCACGAAACATGTCTTTTCGCAGACATTATTGAAGCAAGATTGTGCCATAACATCATTAGCCGTTGACGCTTCCGCTACAGTTCTCTACTCCGGATCATCCGACGGGCTCGTCAACTTCTGGGAAAACGGCAAGTTTCTATCACACGGGGGGTTTTTGAGGGGCCATAAGCTGGCAGTTTTGTGCCTTGCGACTGCGGGGACTTTGGTGTTCAGTGGTTCGGCGGACACGAACATTTGTGTATGGAGAAAGGAAGGAGATGGCCATATTTGTCTGTCAGTGTTGAACGGGCACAGTGGTCCGGTGAAATGTTTGGCGGCGGAGGAGGAGAAAGGAGAACATTCCAGCGAATTTGATAGGCACTATGTGGTGTACAGTGGCAGCCTTGATAAATCGGTGAAGATATGGCGAGTGTCTGCTTTGACGGCTGCCGCCATGCAACCTCCGCCAGGAACCCCGCAGCATTCTCACCCGGAGATCAATCGCAGTCCATCTCCGACAAATATTTCTGCTCGTAGCTTCCCGCAGCAAGGTAGTATAGTAGGGTGA